In the genome of Rhodospirillales bacterium RIFCSPLOWO2_02_FULL_58_16, one region contains:
- a CDS encoding NTP pyrophosphohydrolase, whose amino-acid sequence MQAIPRRRDGNLPTVLAAAAAIIDTDGRVLLAERPAGKSMAGFWEFPGGKVHQGETPEAALVRELKEELAIDISESCLAPFTFASHIYDDFHLLMPLYVCRVWRGAVTPLEGQQLKWLKPVRMMDLKMLPADKPLVAMLRDFL is encoded by the coding sequence ATGCAGGCGATTCCCCGTCGGCGTGACGGGAATCTTCCCACCGTGCTGGCGGCGGCGGCGGCGATCATTGACACCGACGGCAGGGTGCTGCTGGCCGAGCGCCCCGCCGGCAAGTCCATGGCCGGCTTTTGGGAGTTTCCCGGCGGCAAGGTTCATCAGGGCGAGACTCCCGAAGCGGCGCTGGTGCGCGAATTAAAGGAAGAACTGGCTATCGACATCAGCGAAAGCTGCCTTGCACCTTTTACCTTCGCTTCGCACATTTACGACGATTTTCATTTGTTGATGCCGTTGTATGTCTGCCGGGTATGGAGGGGAGCCGTCACCCCGCTGGAAGGCCAACAACTGAAGTGGCTGAAGCCTGTCCGCATGATGGACCTTAAAATGCTCCCGGCGGACAAGCCTCTGGTAGCCATGCTCAGGGATTTTCTGTAG
- a CDS encoding protein-L-isoaspartate O-methyltransferase: protein MNYADARMRMVKNQIRANKVTDLPVLSAMAEIPREAFVPAAMKGVAYVDEAVPLGGGRYLMEPMVSARLLEALKVQPDDVVLEIGCGAGYVTALLARMASTVVALESDKALAAEAVATLGGLEINNVAVVSGKLEKGYPKQAPYDIIFINGAVGSIPAGIIKQLAEGGRLATMISGAALGKGVLVTRHATGVSRRDLFDAGTPILSGFADKPAFAL, encoded by the coding sequence ATGAACTACGCCGACGCCCGCATGAGAATGGTGAAAAACCAGATTCGCGCCAACAAGGTGACTGACCTGCCGGTGCTGTCGGCCATGGCGGAAATCCCGCGTGAGGCCTTCGTGCCTGCGGCAATGAAGGGCGTTGCCTATGTTGACGAAGCCGTTCCTCTCGGCGGCGGACGTTACCTTATGGAGCCGATGGTGTCGGCGCGTTTGCTTGAGGCGCTTAAGGTGCAACCCGATGACGTGGTTCTGGAAATCGGCTGCGGCGCCGGGTATGTGACCGCCCTGCTGGCCCGCATGGCGTCCACGGTCGTGGCGCTGGAAAGCGACAAAGCGCTGGCGGCGGAAGCCGTCGCCACGCTCGGCGGGCTGGAAATCAACAATGTCGCCGTTGTCAGCGGCAAACTGGAAAAAGGCTATCCCAAACAAGCCCCTTACGACATTATTTTTATCAACGGCGCCGTCGGTAGCATCCCCGCCGGCATCATAAAGCAGCTTGCCGAGGGAGGGCGGTTGGCGACGATGATTTCCGGCGCCGCCCTGGGTAAAGGCGTTCTTGTCACCCGCCACGCGACGGGGGTGTCGCGCCGCGATCTTTTCGACGCCGGAACGCCGATTCTTTCCGGTTTTGCCGATAAACCCGCTTTCGCGCTATAA